From one Musa acuminata AAA Group cultivar baxijiao chromosome BXJ2-6, Cavendish_Baxijiao_AAA, whole genome shotgun sequence genomic stretch:
- the LOC103988567 gene encoding bifunctional 3-dehydroquinate dehydratase/shikimate dehydrogenase, chloroplastic-like isoform X2 has product MKVFGIIGKPVGHSKSPILHNGAFRSVGLNAVYVPLLVDDLANFLTAYSSLDFGGFSCTIPHKEAAVTCCDEVDPIVKSIEAVNTIIRRPTDGKLVGYNTDYVGAISAIEDGIRGSQGKGASISPLAGKTFVVIGAGGAGKALAHGARENGAKVVIANRTYERARELANFVGGCAPTLAELEICHPEDGMILANTTSIGMQPNIDETPLSKKALGSYAVVFDAVYTPKVTKLEPLWLAEWRCW; this is encoded by the exons ATGAAGGTCTTTGGAATTATTGGCAAACCTGTGGGCCACAGCAAGAGCCCAATTTTGCACAATGGGGCTTTTAGATCAGTTGGTTTGAATGCAGTTTATGTACCACTTTTGGTGGATGACCTTGCAAATTTTCTCACTGCCTACTCATCCCTGGATTTTGGTGGTTTCAG CTGTACAATTCCACACAAGGAGGCAGCAGTTACATGCTGTGATGAGGTTGATCCTATTGTGAAG TCTATAGAAGCCGTGAACACGATCATTAGGAGACCAACTGATGGGAAATTGGTCGGTTACAACACTGACTatgttggtgcaatatctgctattGAGGATGGAATAAGAG GTTCACAGGGAAAAGGTGCATCTATTTCTCCCCTTGCGGGTAAGACTTTTGTCGTTATTGGTGCTGGTGGTGCTGGTAAGGCTCTTGCTCATGGTGCAAGGGAGAATGGAGCAAAAGTAGTGATAGCAAATCGTACTTACG AACGAGCCAGAGAGCTTGCAAACTTTGTTGGTGGATGTGCTCCAACACTTGCTGAATTGGAAATCTGCCACCCAGAAGATGGGATGATACTTGCAAACACCACATCTATTGGAATGCAGCCAAATATTGATGAGACTCCTCTGTCTAAG AAAGCTCTTGGATCGTATGCTGTGGTGTTTGATGCGGTGTACACACCAAAAGTCACCAAGCTGGAGCCACTGTGGTTAGCGGAATGGAGATGTTGGTAA
- the LOC103988567 gene encoding uncharacterized protein LOC103988567 isoform X1, translated as MISSIQKFGTGIQPPTPKEIHGVYLDEEVAELKDWIKSFKRQWDEYGVTLMCDSWTGPTRMSIINFLVYCNRRVVFHKSVNVSEKIQDANYIESLMDTMVEEIGPQYVVQIITDNGANFKKAGLQLMEKRKTLFWTPCAAHCIDLMLKDIAEIIKGVEPLYIVLRKVDMDKRPQMPYLKYMLISAREEVRKAFKDDFKADQYVRIIDRRTEVHMDQDIHNAAYYLNPAIQYRYALGTQNNFLTTLRNVIYRLLPNTTEAADALMEGRLFRETVGSFSDVVAISCRYTMDPVEWWLQFGGDAPHLRKVAVRVLSQTTTSSGCERNWSTFALIHTKVRNRLSYRRLEKLVYVHYNMRLKLRCAELDKEPEEPDIDPIDLQFYNEDSEPMLDWVEAAENQEDPLLDEAGDPQRPSRFITEAIEEEEAQPQQVENPPRLQHGMSQTARGTTDTQRSHSSAQRAKAKGKAIASVASLERIESGDETPSQSHSLSRSVQRHDSNMDSSASTDDSGDTGQSLVSSAQLEGGEWTEEQYFTHATQDSDHGTRQGTGQVYARKGKEKGKGKAVDEYEQMRQSIHDIDTERDSSYSQPSYYEESYGQQQYGDSWSSFSEQQHDTEQHQYMPQELPRTNMIYDDQSTISTTLMHQWHTVYQYTMSWDQFHDWVQQTYHIDMYRIEDPDPPPVEARRSFWW; from the exons atgatctcctctattcaaaagtttggcacggggatccaacctccaacaccgaaggagattcacggcgtgtacttagatgaggaggtggcagaactaaaggattggatcaaatccttcaagaggcaatgggatgaatatggggtgacattgatgtgtgacagttggacaggaccaacaagaatgagtatcatcaactttcttgtttattgcaatagaagagtggtgtttcataagtccgttaatgtttctgaaaagatccaagatgcaaactacattgagagcttgatggacactatggtagaggagattggaccacagtatgttgtccaaataataaccgacaatggagcgaatttcaaaaaagccggtttgcaattgatggaaaaaagaaaaactttgttttggactccatgtgcagctcattgcatagatctaatgctaaaggatatagcagaaatcataaaaggtgtggaaccactttatattgtcctccgtaaggtcgatatggacaagcgtccacaaatgccgtatcttaaatatatgctgatttcagcaagagaggaggtcaggaaagcattcaaagatgattttaaggccgaccaatacgtacgaatcattgatcgtcggaccgaagttcatatggatcaagatatccataatgcag cgtattatctaaacccggcaattcaatatcgatatgctctcggaacgcaaaataatttcctaacgacactacgaaatgttatatatcgactcttgccaaacactaccgaggcagccgatgctcttatggagggtcgattatttcgagaaacagttggttcattctccgacgttgtagctatatcatgccgttacactatggatcctg tcgagtggtggttacaatttggaggcgatgcaccacatttaaggaaggttgccgttcgtgtactttcacagacaacaacatctagtggttgcgaacgtaattggtcaacgtttgcgtTAATTCATACGAAAGTCCGCAacagactctcctacagacggttagagaaactagtatatgtccattataatatgcggctaaaattgcgatgtgctgagttggataaggagccagaggaaccagatattgatcccattgacctccaattctacaacgaagattcagagccaatgttagattgggttgaagcagcagagaaccaagaggatcctctacttgatgaggcgggagatcctcagcgtccttcacgttttatcaccgaggcaatagaagaagaagaagcacaaccccaacaggtagaaaatccccctcgattacaacatggtatgagtcaaactgctcgaggaactaccgatacccaacggtcacactcgtccgcccaacgtgcaaaggcaaaggggaaggcaatagcatcagttgcatcgttggaaagaatcgagtcgggcgacgagacaccttcacaatcacattctctttctcgttcggtccagagacatgacagcaacatggacagcagtgcctcaacagatgatagcggtgataccgggcagtcgttggtctcgtctgcacaacttgagggtggtgaatggactgaggagcaatattttacacatgccactcaagattcagatcatggaactcgacaaggtactggtcaagtttatgcgcggaagggaaaggagaaggggaaggggaaggcagtggatgaatatgaacagatgcgacagagcatacatgatatagacacagaaagagactcatcgtattcacagccatcgtattatgaagaatcatatgggcaacaacagtatggtgatagttggtcatccttctctgagcaacagcatgatacagaacaacaccaatatatgcctcaagagctgcctcggacaaatatgatttatgacgatcaatctacgatcagtaccacattgatgcatcaatggcatacggtgtatcaatacactatgtcatgggatcaatttcatgattgggtccaacaaacgtatcatattgatatgtatcggatcgaggaccccgatccaccacccgtggaggctcgtcgttcgttttggtggtag